One stretch of Priestia megaterium DNA includes these proteins:
- a CDS encoding ATP-dependent nuclease: MKIKTVEIKRFKSIYELTFSSDKLSAIVGKNNYGKTAIFEAILVFFGKNKLENKDLHMHDSKVLPEISITFQQVDPEDISLLLGSSYDLDHAYENYLDGEITITLSFKLSDNKFNSKYTVQPDNIRIPPRILADFLPDIRYISSIRNPSDNTFSKKNNNLNELMSLLFDDENGDSIELNGHTFEIDNIKEALKKHEELKVKSLSEELTSRFQNLIGNTSLSINVQVEQTEIVHSHETKIIDHDIKPLQSADASFSLLSSGTGMQSLMILAILEAYVKYNIDKKFILIIEEPEVYLHPSLQRKMINVLNQLSTSNQVFISTHSPIVVSQLNQHELVCIKKDKGITQKIDSDPTFIINELGIRPDDIFQYTKILFVEGPDDKTLVESIINKLGQKDIIDSSLINSLKIVDVGGIDTLNFYANAKILNAMNHIHNSNYQFWIMVDSDGYSKKEVQSRIEKNVSSFSNIYNQENLLILDEYAIESYFIDPSILCNLFQGLDFESTKQLCEKYFNIYKSNLTGLGNSNHANFQQKFKPKHFFDTKQAMFYKKTWTLTDDEINTLEKTQCQWSHKNIDQYIEKLPIEIIQKTKMSELTTNIKSIFAQLKTNY, encoded by the coding sequence TTGAAAATAAAAACTGTTGAAATAAAGCGTTTTAAGTCCATCTACGAACTAACATTTTCTTCTGATAAACTATCAGCTATCGTAGGTAAGAATAACTATGGAAAAACAGCTATTTTTGAAGCTATTTTAGTTTTTTTTGGTAAGAATAAATTAGAAAATAAAGACCTTCATATGCATGATTCTAAAGTATTACCAGAGATATCTATAACCTTCCAGCAAGTGGATCCTGAAGACATTTCACTCCTTTTAGGATCATCATATGATCTGGATCATGCATATGAAAATTACTTAGATGGAGAAATAACCATTACTCTATCTTTTAAATTGAGTGATAATAAATTTAATTCTAAGTATACAGTTCAACCTGACAACATAAGAATTCCTCCGCGAATTCTTGCAGATTTTCTCCCAGATATCAGGTACATATCCTCAATTAGAAATCCTTCAGATAATACCTTTAGTAAAAAAAATAATAACTTGAATGAATTAATGTCTCTCTTGTTTGATGATGAGAATGGAGATAGCATCGAATTAAATGGACATACCTTTGAAATAGATAACATAAAAGAAGCATTAAAAAAGCATGAGGAGCTCAAAGTTAAATCTCTATCAGAAGAGTTAACTTCTAGGTTCCAGAATTTAATCGGTAACACTTCATTGTCAATTAATGTCCAAGTAGAACAAACGGAAATTGTACATTCTCATGAAACCAAAATTATTGATCATGACATTAAACCATTACAAAGTGCTGATGCCAGCTTCAGCCTATTATCTAGTGGAACAGGCATGCAAAGTCTTATGATTTTAGCTATTTTAGAGGCATATGTTAAATATAATATTGACAAAAAATTCATATTAATAATTGAAGAACCTGAAGTTTATTTACACCCTTCTTTGCAAAGGAAAATGATAAACGTTTTAAATCAATTAAGCACTTCTAACCAAGTTTTTATTTCTACGCATTCACCTATAGTAGTTAGTCAACTAAACCAGCACGAACTAGTCTGCATAAAAAAAGACAAAGGCATTACACAGAAAATAGACAGTGACCCTACCTTTATCATTAACGAACTTGGAATAAGACCAGATGATATATTCCAATATACAAAAATATTATTTGTTGAAGGTCCTGATGATAAAACTTTAGTTGAGTCAATTATAAATAAGTTAGGACAAAAAGACATAATTGATTCATCACTTATAAATAGCCTGAAGATTGTTGATGTAGGAGGTATTGATACACTAAACTTTTACGCCAATGCAAAAATTTTAAATGCAATGAACCATATCCATAATTCTAATTACCAATTTTGGATTATGGTAGATTCTGATGGATACTCAAAAAAAGAGGTCCAATCTAGAATAGAGAAGAACGTATCGAGCTTTTCTAATATATATAACCAAGAAAACCTGTTAATACTAGACGAGTATGCAATTGAGTCTTATTTTATAGACCCTTCTATTTTATGTAACTTATTTCAAGGGTTAGATTTCGAAAGCACTAAACAACTATGTGAAAAATACTTCAATATATATAAAAGTAATTTAACTGGACTTGGAAATAGCAACCATGCTAATTTCCAGCAAAAATTCAAACCTAAGCATTTTTTTGATACTAAACAAGCAATGTTCTATAAAAAAACATGGACTTTAACCGATGATGAAATAAACACACTTGAAAAGACTCAATGCCAATGGTCGCATAAAAACATTGATCAATATATAGAAAAATTACCAATCGAGATTATTCAAAAAACAAAAATGTCCGAATTGACAACAAATATAAAAAGTATATTTGCTCAATTAAAAACCAATTATTAA